Proteins from one Coffea arabica cultivar ET-39 chromosome 8c, Coffea Arabica ET-39 HiFi, whole genome shotgun sequence genomic window:
- the LOC113703228 gene encoding L-gulonolactone oxidase 3: MTHLIMANHSCFLLNGILLILMSTIQAIPPPNPVQCNSTGCILHNSYAVWGDRKDCYVSGVVYPATEEELRFAVANANKNKQKVKVVTKFSHTIPKLACPTGTASILADQNATLISTEKYSSDINMDAANMTVTADSGVPLRDLIDKVEAAGLSLVASPYWEGVTVAGLISTGAHGSSWWGAGGAVHDHVIGLSLIIPATASEGYAKVISLNHQDPLLNAAKVSLGMLGVISKVTFSLEPAFKRSITYNFTSDDHIEDQVFDHAKKHEFGDIQWYPSRHTVVYRYDDRVPLSTAGNGVNDFIGFQPNAILLSQSVRASEKSFENARNVNGKCTLASSFVAYKKLTANGLKNNLIFTGYPVVGRQGKMQTSGSCLNSSPARIDQACSWDPRIKGLFFYESTAIFPATKFIDFLRDVRKLRDLKPENFCGVDIYNGFLIRFIKASKAYLGQSEDSVVVDFNYYRADDPSTPRLNQDVWEEVEQMAFIKYGARPHWAKNRNVAFLDVQNKYPNFNRFVAAKEQLDPQNMFSSEWSDQILFGRQSNKADGCALEGQCICSQDRHCSPEKGYFCRSGLVYTEARVCRYSMSAVH, encoded by the exons ATGACACATCTCATCATGGCTAATCACAGCTGCTTTCTCCTTAATGGCATCCTTCTAATTCTGATGTCTACCATTCAAGCCATACCACCACCAAACCCTGTCCAGTGCAACTCAACCGGTTGCATCCTTCACAATTCTTATGCGGTATGGGGAGACCGAAAAGATTGCTATGTTTCCGGCGTTGTTTATCCGGCAACGGAGGAAGAACTCCGGTTCGCAGTAGCCAATGCAAACAAGAACAAGCAGAAGGTGAAAGTTGTGACCAAATTTTCACATACTATTCCAAAATTGGCATGTCCCACTGGTACTGCTTCCATACTGGCTGATCAAAATGCAACCCTGATTAGTACTGAAAAGTATAGCTCAGATATAAACATGGATGCGGCGAATATGACTGTCACGGCTGATTCAGGAGTACCACTTAGGGATCTTATTGATAAGGTGGAAGCAGCAGGGCTGAGTTTGGTGGCTTCGCCGTATTGGGAAGGGGTGACTGTTGCCGGGCTAATTAGCACCGGAGCTCATGGAAGTTCGTGGTGGGGCGCTGGTGGAGCCGTTCATGATCATGTTATTGGCCTAAGCCTAATTATTCCTGCAACGGCATCGGAAGGATATGCCAAGGTTATCAGTCTGAATCACCAAGACCCACTCCTGAATGCTGCCAAAGTTTCGCTTGGAATGCTTGGTGTCATTTCTAAG GTAACCTTTTCTTTGGAGCCGGCTTTCAAACGCAGTATTACTTACAACTTTACAAGTGATGATCATATTGAAGATCAAGTGTTCGACCATGCAAAGAAACACGAATTTGGAGATATTCAATGGTATCCGTCCAGACATACTGTTGTGTACAGATATGATGATAGGGTTCCATTGAGTACTGCTGGTAATGGAGTCAATGATTTCATAGGTTTCCAACCCAATGCAATTCTTCTCTCCCAGTCAGTTCGAGCATCAG agaaatcatttgaaaacgcAAGAAATGTCAATGGCAAATGCACATTAGCATCTTCTTTCGTGGCTTACAAGAAATTAACAGCAAATGGATTAAAGAACAACCTTATCTTTACTGGATATCCAGTAGTGGGTCGACAAGGAAAAATGCAGACTTCAGGTTCTTGTTTAAATTCATCACCTGCAAGAATTGACCAGGCATGTTCTTGGGATCCAAGAATTAAAGGGCTATTCTTTTATGAGTCAACAGCAATATTTCCAGCTACAAAATTTATTGATTTTCTACGTGACGTGAGAAAACTGAGGGacttgaaaccagaaaatttctgTGGGGTGGACATCTATAATGGTTTTCTGATACGTTTTATCAAAGCATCAAAAGCATATCTAGGACAATCTGAAGACTCAGTGGTGGTAGATTTTAACTATTATCGAGCTGATGATCCTTCAACTCCACGGTTGAACCAAGATGTTTGGGAAGAAGTGGAGCAAATGGCTTTTATTAAGTATGGTGCTAGGCCTCACTGGGCTAAGAACAGAAATGTGGCATTTTTGGATGTGCAAAATAAGTATCCCAATTTTAACAGATTTGTTGCTGCAAAGGAGCAATTAGATCCTCAAAACATGTTCTCTAGTGAATGGTCGGATCAAATATTGTTTGGGAGACAATCAAACAAAGCTGATGGCTGTGCTCTAGAGGGGCAATGTATTTGCTCGCAGGACAGACATTGTAGCCCCGAGAAAGGTTATTTTTGTCGATCCGGCCTTGTTTATACTGAAGCTCGTGTGTGCAGGTATTCAATGTCTGCGGTGCATTGA